In Streptomyces sp. P3, one DNA window encodes the following:
- a CDS encoding DUF4180 domain-containing protein has product MTGTLVTLYGTRVLQCAPDGPPLDGERAALDLIGDAFGQDAQLVAVPAERIGEDFFRLRSGVAGEVVQKFVNYRIRLAVVGDVSRRLAESSALRDFVREANRGSQLWFLADDGALDDRLNPATG; this is encoded by the coding sequence ATGACCGGCACTCTTGTGACCCTGTACGGCACCCGCGTCCTGCAGTGCGCCCCCGACGGCCCACCGCTCGACGGGGAGCGCGCCGCACTCGACCTGATCGGCGACGCGTTCGGCCAGGACGCGCAGCTCGTGGCCGTGCCCGCGGAACGCATCGGGGAGGACTTCTTCCGGCTGCGGTCCGGGGTCGCCGGCGAGGTCGTGCAGAAGTTCGTGAACTACCGGATACGGCTGGCCGTCGTCGGAGACGTCTCCCGCCGGTTGGCCGAGAGCTCCGCGCTGCGGGACTTCGTGCGCGAGGCGAACCGCGGCAGCCAGCTGTGGTTCCTGGCCGACGACGGCGCGTTGGACGACCGGCTGAACCCGGCCACCGGCTGA
- a CDS encoding SDR family oxidoreductase, with protein MSGPLEGRVALVAGATRGAGRGIAVELGAAGATVYVTGRTTREQRSEYDRPETVEDTADLVTEAGGRGVAVPTDHLDPAQVRALVERITDEQGRLDVLVNDIWGGENLFEWDTPVWEHDLDKGLRLLRLAVETHAVTSHHALPLLLRTPGGLVVEMTDGTAEYNRDTYRVNFFYDLAKASVLRMAFALAHELGPRGATAVALTPGWLRSELMLEQFGVREDNWRDALERVPHFAISETPRYVGRAVAALAADPDVARRNGQSLSSGGLAPEYGFTDLDGSRPDAWRYLVEVQDAGKPADTTGYR; from the coding sequence ATGTCAGGACCGCTGGAAGGCCGGGTCGCTCTGGTCGCGGGAGCGACCCGGGGCGCCGGCCGGGGCATCGCCGTGGAGCTGGGCGCGGCAGGCGCCACCGTCTACGTGACCGGGCGCACCACCCGCGAACAGCGCTCCGAGTACGACCGCCCCGAGACCGTCGAGGACACCGCCGACCTGGTCACCGAGGCCGGCGGCCGGGGCGTCGCCGTGCCCACCGATCACCTCGACCCGGCGCAGGTGCGGGCCCTCGTCGAGCGCATCACCGACGAGCAGGGCCGCCTCGACGTCCTGGTCAACGACATCTGGGGCGGCGAGAACCTCTTCGAGTGGGACACCCCCGTCTGGGAGCACGACCTCGACAAAGGACTGCGGCTGCTTCGGCTCGCGGTCGAGACCCACGCCGTCACCAGCCACCACGCCCTGCCGCTGCTGCTGCGCACGCCGGGCGGACTGGTCGTCGAGATGACCGACGGCACCGCCGAGTACAACCGCGACACCTACCGCGTGAACTTCTTCTACGACCTCGCCAAGGCCTCCGTCCTGCGCATGGCCTTCGCTCTCGCCCACGAGCTCGGGCCCCGGGGGGCCACCGCCGTGGCGCTCACCCCAGGCTGGCTGCGCTCGGAGCTGATGCTGGAGCAGTTCGGCGTCCGCGAGGACAACTGGCGCGACGCCCTCGAGCGGGTCCCGCACTTCGCCATCTCGGAGACGCCCCGCTACGTCGGCCGGGCCGTCGCCGCGCTCGCCGCCGACCCGGACGTCGCCCGCCGCAACGGACAGTCGCTCTCCAGTGGCGGCCTCGCCCCGGAATACGGCTTCACCGACCTCGACGGCAGCCGTCCGGACGCCTGGCGCTACCTCGTCGAGGTACAGGACGCGGGAAAGCCGGCCGACACCACCGGCTACCGCTGA
- a CDS encoding L,D-transpeptidase, translated as MGDIRRRGAVVLGITGLVAPLTLALGAAPAQAASCTTSAGPYQKQVEKFLGRPVDGRQSGADCSAIRAFQNKHGITPNIGYAGPVTWGVMDLMNKQKAVGNKPNKAGKCPTNKGRIACVNLTLQISWIQDGSRLVYGPVPVRTGRNGYETRTGLKKIYWRHIDHVSTIYNVPMPYSQFFDGGQAFHSVGVSMWNPPGSHGCVNMTSTTAKKYWSLLKNGDDVFVYGRKPGT; from the coding sequence ATGGGGGACATACGCAGACGAGGGGCGGTCGTGCTCGGGATCACCGGGCTGGTCGCGCCGTTGACGCTCGCGTTGGGCGCGGCGCCGGCCCAGGCCGCGAGTTGCACGACGTCGGCCGGGCCGTACCAGAAGCAGGTGGAGAAGTTCCTCGGCCGGCCCGTGGACGGCAGGCAGTCGGGCGCCGACTGCTCGGCGATCCGGGCGTTCCAGAACAAGCACGGCATCACGCCGAACATCGGCTACGCGGGGCCCGTCACCTGGGGCGTGATGGACCTCATGAACAAGCAGAAGGCCGTGGGCAACAAGCCCAACAAGGCGGGCAAGTGCCCCACCAACAAGGGCCGCATCGCCTGCGTCAACCTCACCCTCCAGATCAGCTGGATCCAGGACGGCAGCAGGCTGGTCTACGGGCCGGTCCCGGTCCGCACCGGCCGCAACGGCTACGAGACCCGCACGGGGCTGAAGAAGATCTACTGGCGGCACATCGACCATGTGTCGACCATCTACAACGTGCCCATGCCCTACAGCCAGTTCTTCGACGGCGGTCAGGCCTTCCACTCGGTCGGCGTCAGCATGTGGAACCCGCCGGGCTCGCACGGCTGTGTGAACATGACGAGCACGACCGCCAAGAAGTACTGGTCGCTGCTGAAGAACGGCGACGACGTCTTCGTGTACGGGCGCAAGCCGGGCACCTGA
- a CDS encoding S1 family peptidase produces the protein MRHVRRRTVRRVTRLAAVGGLLLGGAMVTQAAMASEPPGTAAVPRSAAESVVTNPGAALVEKFGTARTAGTWLDSEGRPVVGVTDERTAEAVRSAGAVAKVVSHSMNELKSATAALRSAPRVAGTAWVADYRSNQIVVQGDSTVSSSDWSKLTRTAGGIGSFVRMERTTGTFTTRINGAQPILSTGGRCSAGFNVTNGTSDFILTAGHCGPTGSTWFADNQAKQQVGQTVNSAFPGNDFSLVQYASGKAGANADVVAIGNGNGVRITGTGDAAVGQRVFRSGSTSGLRDGEVTGLDATVNYPEGTVGGLIETNVCAEPGDSGGPMFSEGIALGITSGGSGDCKTGGTTFFQPVDDALKQLGVQLIVAAPSGNGQGGTPPSSPAPAPGATNTQAAVSPGSASPGSTTPVTGVGDSVTLASRLTDPKNIGPGLLVLAGSMVALVATRYIRAEQDRKAYQRYYSATWG, from the coding sequence ATGAGGCACGTACGACGACGGACCGTCCGGCGAGTGACACGGCTGGCGGCGGTCGGCGGACTGCTCCTGGGAGGAGCCATGGTCACGCAGGCCGCCATGGCGAGCGAGCCGCCCGGCACGGCGGCGGTTCCGCGCAGCGCGGCGGAGTCCGTCGTCACGAACCCGGGGGCGGCGCTCGTCGAGAAGTTCGGCACCGCGCGCACGGCCGGCACCTGGCTCGACTCCGAGGGGCGACCCGTCGTCGGCGTCACCGACGAGAGGACGGCCGAGGCCGTGCGGTCGGCGGGCGCCGTCGCGAAGGTCGTGTCGCACAGCATGAACGAGCTCAAGTCGGCGACGGCGGCGCTGCGTTCGGCTCCGCGGGTGGCCGGTACGGCGTGGGTGGCGGACTACCGGTCCAACCAGATCGTCGTACAGGGCGACAGCACCGTGTCGTCCTCGGACTGGTCGAAGCTGACGCGGACGGCCGGCGGCATCGGCAGCTTCGTGCGCATGGAGCGCACCACCGGCACGTTCACCACCCGGATCAACGGGGCACAGCCCATCCTGTCGACCGGCGGGCGCTGTTCGGCCGGCTTCAACGTGACCAACGGGACCAGCGACTTCATCCTCACGGCCGGGCACTGCGGCCCCACCGGGTCGACCTGGTTCGCCGACAACCAGGCCAAGCAGCAGGTGGGCCAGACGGTCAACTCCGCCTTCCCCGGCAACGACTTCTCACTGGTTCAGTACGCGAGCGGCAAGGCGGGAGCCAACGCCGACGTGGTCGCCATCGGCAACGGCAACGGGGTGCGGATCACGGGCACCGGCGATGCGGCCGTGGGTCAGCGGGTGTTCCGCAGCGGCAGCACCAGCGGGCTGCGCGACGGCGAGGTGACCGGCCTGGACGCGACGGTGAACTACCCGGAGGGCACGGTCGGCGGGCTCATCGAGACGAACGTGTGCGCCGAGCCGGGTGACAGCGGCGGCCCGATGTTCTCCGAGGGCATCGCCCTCGGCATCACCTCGGGTGGCAGCGGCGACTGCAAGACCGGCGGGACGACGTTCTTCCAGCCGGTGGACGACGCGCTGAAGCAGTTGGGCGTCCAGCTGATCGTGGCGGCGCCGTCCGGCAACGGCCAGGGCGGTACGCCCCCCTCGTCCCCCGCGCCCGCGCCGGGCGCCACCAACACCCAGGCGGCGGTCTCCCCGGGTTCGGCCTCGCCGGGCTCGACCACTCCGGTGACCGGTGTCGGCGACAGTGTGACCCTCGCCTCCCGGCTCACCGACCCGAAGAACATCGGTCCGGGTCTGCTGGTCCTGGCGGGCAGCATGGTCGCTCTGGTCGCGACCCGGTACATTCGCGCCGAACAGGACCGCAAGGCCTATCAGCGGTACTACTCGGCGACCTGGGGATGA
- a CDS encoding MalY/PatB family protein, which produces MTSIPHETPGEPNPLNALTLDLLRRRTSVKWRAHPADVLPLWVAEMDVPLAEPVVRAVTRALTLGDTGYPSGTAYAQALAEFVAKRWGWDGLAVERTAIVPDVMLGVVEMLKLVTASGDAVVVNPPVYPPFFAFVAHMDRRIAEAPLGADGRLDLDVLEQVYRRAVAGGRRAAHLLCSPHNPTGTVHTARELAAVAALADRYGVRVVADEIHAPLAAPDGDFIPYLAVPGAQSGLSLMSASKGWNLAGLKAALAIAGPDAAADLARMPEEVGHGPSHVGVLAHTAALSEGTAWLDALLAGLDDNRRLLTALLAEHLPGVGYRPGGATYLAWLDCRDLGLGDDPAAVFLERGRVALSPGPDFGTGGAGHVRLNLATSPEILTEGVRRMALAVH; this is translated from the coding sequence ATGACCAGCATCCCGCACGAGACGCCAGGTGAACCGAATCCGCTGAACGCCCTCACTCTCGATCTGCTGCGCCGCCGCACGAGCGTGAAGTGGCGCGCCCATCCGGCCGACGTCCTGCCGCTGTGGGTCGCCGAGATGGACGTGCCGCTCGCCGAGCCGGTCGTCCGCGCGGTGACGCGGGCCCTCACGCTCGGCGACACCGGATATCCGTCGGGCACGGCCTACGCGCAGGCGCTGGCCGAGTTCGTCGCCAAGCGCTGGGGCTGGGACGGGCTCGCGGTCGAGCGGACGGCGATCGTGCCGGACGTGATGCTGGGCGTCGTCGAGATGCTGAAGCTGGTGACCGCCTCCGGTGACGCGGTGGTGGTCAACCCGCCGGTGTATCCGCCGTTCTTCGCGTTCGTCGCGCACATGGACCGGCGTATCGCCGAGGCGCCCCTCGGCGCGGACGGCCGGCTCGACCTCGACGTGCTGGAACAGGTCTACCGGCGGGCCGTCGCGGGCGGTCGGCGCGCCGCCCACCTGCTGTGCAGCCCGCACAATCCGACCGGCACCGTGCACACGGCACGGGAACTGGCCGCCGTCGCGGCCCTCGCCGACCGGTACGGCGTGCGGGTGGTCGCCGACGAGATCCACGCACCGCTCGCGGCCCCGGACGGCGACTTCATCCCCTACCTCGCCGTCCCGGGCGCACAGAGCGGTCTGTCGCTGATGTCGGCCTCGAAGGGCTGGAACCTGGCCGGGCTCAAGGCGGCCTTGGCGATCGCGGGCCCCGACGCGGCGGCCGACCTCGCCCGCATGCCCGAGGAGGTCGGCCACGGGCCCAGCCATGTCGGCGTCCTCGCCCACACCGCCGCCCTGTCCGAAGGCACGGCCTGGCTGGACGCCCTGCTCGCCGGGCTCGACGACAACCGCCGTCTGCTCACCGCCCTCCTCGCCGAACACCTGCCCGGCGTCGGGTACCGGCCGGGCGGAGCGACCTACCTGGCCTGGCTCGACTGCCGGGACCTGGGCCTCGGGGACGATCCGGCCGCGGTCTTCCTGGAGCGCGGCCGGGTGGCTCTCAGCCCCGGACCGGACTTCGGCACGGGCGGAGCCGGACACGTGCGGCTGAATCTGGCCACCTCGCCCGAGATCCTCACCGAAGGAGTGCGGCGGATGGCCCTTGCCGTGCACTGA
- a CDS encoding PPOX class F420-dependent oxidoreductase, which produces MDDKSLDRLAAGKYLLITSFRKNGTPVATPVWVVRDGDALGAWSAADAWKVKRIRARGDVLVGPCDVRGNPTGDQIPATAEICDAQTTARYRTLLARKYGVVGRLTLLGSRLRRGLDGTVGIRITL; this is translated from the coding sequence ATGGACGACAAGTCGCTCGACCGGCTGGCGGCGGGAAAGTATCTGCTGATCACCAGCTTCCGCAAGAACGGGACGCCGGTCGCCACCCCCGTGTGGGTGGTGCGCGACGGTGACGCGCTCGGGGCCTGGTCGGCCGCCGACGCCTGGAAGGTGAAGCGCATCAGAGCGCGCGGGGACGTCCTCGTCGGCCCGTGCGACGTGCGGGGCAACCCGACGGGCGACCAGATCCCGGCCACCGCCGAGATCTGTGACGCGCAGACCACCGCCCGCTACCGCACGCTGCTCGCCCGCAAGTACGGCGTCGTCGGCAGGCTCACCCTGCTGGGCAGCCGGCTGCGCCGGGGGCTGGACGGGACGGTGGGCATCCGCATCACGCTGTGA
- a CDS encoding Zn-ribbon domain-containing OB-fold protein: MYHHSGTAVQQTVRSAAGVLDRPHADGDTILFQRCTWCATTMYHRLLCPVCQGSDLRTERSEGAGTVRHATVVHRNTPAARNVSLVEMTEGFVVRGRVMGPLIGIHSGARVRLSTAQDPVRGEPVFQLLDEPYRAWH; this comes from the coding sequence GTGTACCACCACTCAGGAACCGCCGTACAGCAGACCGTCCGCTCCGCGGCGGGCGTCCTCGACCGCCCGCATGCCGACGGCGACACGATCCTCTTCCAACGCTGCACCTGGTGCGCCACCACGATGTACCACCGGCTGCTGTGTCCGGTGTGCCAGGGCAGCGACCTGCGCACCGAGCGCAGCGAGGGCGCCGGAACGGTCCGCCATGCCACGGTCGTGCACCGCAACACCCCGGCGGCGCGCAATGTGTCACTGGTGGAGATGACCGAAGGGTTCGTCGTGCGCGGCAGGGTCATGGGGCCGCTCATCGGCATCCACAGCGGCGCCCGCGTCCGGCTGTCCACGGCGCAGGACCCGGTGCGCGGGGAGCCGGTCTTCCAGCTGCTCGACGAGCCGTACCGCGCCTGGCACTGA
- a CDS encoding TetR family transcriptional regulator, with translation MSATDKAPAKPPMRDALVAAAFRLFLERGYEQTTVDDIVALAGVGRRSFFRYFPSKEDVVFPDHERCLADMTAFLAASDERHEPVRRVCDAARLVLLMYAENPSFSVQRYRLTKRVPGLRAYELSVVWRYERALAEYLRGRFTGRAHGTLHADVIAAAVVAAHNNALRSWLRSDGRGDATATVDHALGFVQSAFGVPPAPATAPTPAAVPSTAEHPEDVVVVVTRRGTPLWRVLREIETTLEPDRTPGDQGTQCLYL, from the coding sequence ATGAGCGCGACTGACAAGGCGCCGGCCAAGCCGCCCATGCGGGACGCCCTGGTCGCGGCGGCCTTCCGGCTGTTCCTGGAGCGCGGCTACGAACAGACCACCGTCGACGACATCGTGGCGCTCGCGGGAGTCGGCCGTCGGTCCTTCTTCCGCTACTTCCCCTCCAAGGAGGACGTGGTCTTCCCCGACCACGAGCGGTGCCTGGCCGACATGACCGCCTTCCTCGCCGCGAGCGACGAGCGGCACGAGCCGGTGCGGCGCGTCTGCGACGCCGCCCGGCTCGTCCTGCTGATGTACGCGGAGAACCCCTCCTTCTCCGTACAGCGCTACCGGCTCACCAAGCGGGTCCCCGGGCTGCGCGCGTACGAGCTGTCGGTGGTCTGGCGCTACGAGCGCGCCCTGGCCGAGTACCTTCGCGGCCGCTTCACCGGCCGCGCGCACGGCACCCTGCACGCCGACGTCATCGCGGCCGCGGTGGTGGCCGCGCACAACAACGCCCTGCGCTCCTGGCTGCGTTCGGACGGCCGGGGGGACGCGACCGCGACCGTGGACCACGCCCTCGGGTTCGTGCAGTCGGCCTTCGGTGTTCCCCCGGCTCCCGCCACCGCCCCCACTCCCGCCGCGGTGCCGTCCACCGCCGAGCACCCGGAGGACGTCGTGGTGGTGGTCACCCGGCGCGGAACGCCGCTGTGGCGTGTGCTCCGGGAGATCGAGACGACGCTCGAGCCGGACCGGACCCCGGGAGATCAGGGTACGCAGTGCCTTTACCTGTGA
- a CDS encoding bifunctional methylenetetrahydrofolate dehydrogenase/methenyltetrahydrofolate cyclohydrolase, protein MTTATLLDGKAAAADIKSELALRVQALKERGVTPGLGTILVGDDAGSRSYVGGKHRDCAQVGIASIRVELPADASQADVEAAVLRLNADPACTGFIVQLPLPAHIDTHAVLELIDPVKDADGLHPTNLGRLVLGIPGPLPCTPRGIIDLLRRNHVEITGQQFCVIGCGVTVGRPLGLMLTRATEHATVTLCHEATQDTAAHAREADVVVAAAGVAHMVRPDWIKPGATVLSVGLTRTVEGILGDVHPDVSDVAGSFAPPIGGVGPMTRAMLLTNVVEAAERL, encoded by the coding sequence GTGACCACCGCAACACTTCTCGACGGCAAGGCCGCCGCGGCCGACATCAAGAGCGAACTCGCCCTGCGCGTACAGGCGTTGAAGGAGCGCGGCGTCACCCCCGGGCTGGGCACGATCCTCGTCGGCGACGACGCGGGCAGCCGTTCCTACGTGGGCGGCAAGCACCGCGACTGCGCCCAGGTCGGCATCGCCTCGATCCGGGTGGAGCTGCCCGCCGACGCCTCCCAGGCCGACGTGGAGGCCGCCGTGCTCCGGCTGAACGCCGATCCGGCGTGCACCGGGTTCATCGTGCAGCTCCCGCTCCCCGCCCACATCGACACCCACGCGGTGCTGGAGCTGATCGACCCGGTCAAGGACGCCGACGGCCTGCACCCGACGAACCTGGGCCGACTGGTGCTGGGCATCCCGGGCCCGCTGCCCTGCACCCCGCGCGGCATCATCGACCTGCTGCGCCGCAACCACGTGGAGATCACCGGGCAGCAGTTCTGCGTGATCGGCTGCGGCGTCACCGTGGGCCGTCCGCTGGGCCTGATGCTGACCCGCGCCACCGAGCACGCCACCGTGACCCTGTGCCACGAGGCCACGCAGGACACGGCCGCGCACGCCCGCGAGGCGGACGTGGTGGTGGCCGCGGCCGGAGTGGCCCACATGGTCCGCCCCGACTGGATCAAGCCGGGTGCGACCGTGCTGTCCGTGGGCCTCACGCGCACGGTCGAGGGCATCCTCGGCGACGTCCACCCGGACGTGAGCGACGTCGCCGGCTCCTTCGCGCCGCCGATCGGCGGCGTCGGACCGATGACACGGGCGATGCTGCTCACCAACGTGGTCGAGGCGGCGGAGCGGCTCTGA
- a CDS encoding peptidoglycan-binding protein — translation MPTPEEPGQPHDRQVLEPIRVLRPRNTDALAELFREMTEDPADGYEAVPLPGRTPGDEAETRELPPAPAVGARARRAPGRGVRPVPRTAPARAARPAPRGADGPPRVAVAAVAVLAAALLGFAGALFLPGRDGGAAAGAQPPAPAPTPTAAASASADPDGAGTLRQGDGGPEVTELQRRLLRIPNVYDNGPTDGRYGSVLTEAVARFQLWYGIRGDESGVYGDDTRRDLESRTGSAAAG, via the coding sequence GTGCCGACACCGGAGGAACCCGGACAGCCGCACGACCGCCAGGTCCTGGAGCCCATCCGGGTCCTGAGGCCGCGCAACACCGACGCCCTCGCGGAACTGTTCCGCGAGATGACCGAGGACCCCGCCGACGGCTACGAGGCCGTTCCGCTCCCGGGGAGGACCCCGGGCGACGAGGCCGAGACCCGGGAACTGCCCCCGGCGCCGGCCGTCGGCGCGCGAGCCCGGCGCGCACCCGGGCGCGGGGTCCGGCCGGTTCCGCGCACGGCCCCCGCCCGCGCCGCCCGGCCCGCGCCCCGCGGGGCCGACGGGCCGCCCCGCGTCGCGGTCGCCGCCGTCGCCGTGCTCGCGGCCGCGCTCCTCGGCTTCGCCGGCGCGCTGTTCCTGCCCGGCCGCGACGGCGGAGCCGCCGCCGGGGCACAACCCCCCGCACCCGCTCCCACGCCGACCGCCGCCGCGAGCGCGTCCGCCGATCCCGACGGCGCGGGCACCCTCCGGCAGGGGGACGGCGGCCCCGAGGTGACCGAGCTCCAGCGGCGTCTGCTGAGGATCCCGAACGTGTACGACAACGGCCCCACCGACGGCCGCTACGGCAGCGTGCTCACCGAGGCCGTGGCCCGGTTCCAGCTCTGGTACGGAATCCGCGGCGACGAGTCCGGCGTGTACGGCGACGACACCCGCCGCGACCTGGAGTCCCGCACCGGGTCGGCCGCCGCCGGATGA
- a CDS encoding SpoIIE family protein phosphatase: protein MAALTRVVARQRAEMDRLQDLAATAAVLERAKGALMAQRGCTPDAAQEELRRRAQAARRTLLEECWITLGALAAPPHTEPAAPSADAPEQSTPQPAGDEIDATALGRLSRTLVRVGGSQDLARRLLDHLAPDVGADAVMIYARLPGGGLELVGHAGIDETLADQWGRIPPVSGIAARDALESGRPCWLEDLDKDAQRHLLIGDPPRRWPTRAWLPVVTGASADVALGILRRREGPFTPRVREHLLAVAQLCAGPLRTFDARRPAAAFGADAVQTMFDRLPVSAVLLSPLRSASGHVEDFRVDAATRMACDARGRSGRELVGLRFLECWPEMAGEPLWQGCLRTLAGDEPFEGEPFALQQMIAGFSELSTYSARAARLGDGLVVSWVRHDPSDRQEQRLADVQRLGNLGWVTWNLVTGEGDWSSQVFAILERDPALGVVPLPSLPRLALPEDVPVLARSVGELVRRGQPCDVPFRLVTRDDVRHLRVVAEAVPDAEGTPVEVHGFVQDLTAQRSAELALVASERAMLTQHGVLQAERTAAARLQDALLPLPKQPVRLAGLRVDVAYLPAQSDLSVGGDWFSAIELPDGEALFVVGDVAGHGLGAVAAMALLRFTAKGMIITGSSLTGALSRLNALLLHSRDPHGSATMMLARYNPREHRLVWAQAGHPPPLLLRDGEARYLERPYGMLLGATDAPRYEETDVLLEPGDRLLLYTDGLVERPTESIDRGLERLARAAARRGPAGPAPLERLLGAVLEPDGRDDVCVLDIRLPRDGEP from the coding sequence ATGGCCGCGCTGACCCGCGTCGTGGCTCGCCAGCGCGCCGAGATGGACAGACTGCAGGACCTCGCGGCCACCGCGGCCGTGCTGGAGCGCGCCAAGGGCGCACTGATGGCACAGCGTGGCTGCACCCCCGACGCCGCCCAGGAGGAACTGCGCCGAAGGGCGCAGGCCGCGCGGCGGACACTGCTGGAGGAGTGCTGGATCACCCTCGGCGCCCTCGCCGCACCGCCGCACACCGAGCCCGCGGCTCCCTCCGCCGACGCCCCGGAGCAGAGCACGCCGCAGCCGGCCGGCGACGAGATCGACGCCACCGCCCTCGGCCGGCTCAGCCGGACCCTGGTCCGGGTGGGCGGCTCGCAGGATCTCGCCCGCAGGCTCCTCGACCACCTCGCCCCGGACGTGGGCGCCGACGCCGTCATGATCTACGCGCGGCTGCCGGGCGGCGGGCTCGAACTCGTGGGGCACGCCGGGATCGACGAGACACTGGCCGACCAGTGGGGCCGGATTCCGCCGGTGAGCGGGATCGCCGCCCGCGACGCACTCGAGTCCGGCCGGCCGTGCTGGCTGGAGGACCTCGACAAGGACGCGCAGCGGCATCTGCTGATCGGCGATCCGCCCCGGCGCTGGCCGACCCGGGCCTGGCTGCCGGTGGTCACCGGCGCGTCGGCCGACGTCGCGCTGGGCATCCTCCGCCGCCGTGAGGGTCCGTTCACCCCGCGCGTGCGGGAACATCTGCTGGCCGTCGCCCAGCTCTGCGCGGGCCCGCTGCGCACGTTCGACGCCCGTCGGCCCGCCGCGGCGTTCGGCGCGGACGCCGTACAGACGATGTTCGACCGACTGCCGGTCTCCGCGGTGCTCCTCTCGCCCCTGCGGTCCGCGTCGGGGCACGTCGAGGACTTCCGCGTCGACGCCGCCACCCGGATGGCCTGCGACGCCAGGGGCCGCAGCGGGCGCGAGCTGGTCGGTCTGCGCTTCCTGGAGTGCTGGCCGGAGATGGCCGGCGAACCCCTGTGGCAGGGCTGCCTGCGGACACTGGCGGGCGACGAGCCGTTCGAGGGCGAGCCGTTCGCCCTGCAGCAGATGATCGCCGGCTTCAGCGAGCTGTCCACCTACTCGGCGAGGGCGGCGCGGCTGGGCGACGGACTGGTCGTCAGCTGGGTCCGCCACGATCCCTCGGACCGGCAGGAGCAGCGGCTGGCGGACGTGCAGCGGCTGGGCAACCTGGGCTGGGTCACCTGGAACCTGGTGACGGGCGAGGGGGACTGGTCCTCCCAGGTCTTCGCCATCCTCGAACGCGACCCCGCCCTGGGCGTCGTCCCGCTTCCGAGTCTGCCGCGGCTGGCCCTGCCGGAGGACGTGCCGGTGCTGGCCCGCTCCGTCGGGGAGCTGGTGCGCCGCGGGCAGCCGTGCGACGTGCCGTTCCGGTTGGTCACCCGGGACGACGTCCGTCATCTGCGGGTGGTCGCGGAGGCCGTGCCGGATGCCGAGGGCACGCCCGTCGAGGTGCACGGCTTCGTGCAGGACCTCACCGCGCAGCGCAGTGCCGAACTCGCGCTCGTCGCCAGCGAGCGGGCGATGCTCACCCAGCACGGTGTGCTGCAGGCCGAACGCACGGCCGCCGCCCGTCTTCAGGACGCGCTGCTCCCGCTGCCGAAGCAGCCCGTCCGGCTGGCCGGACTGCGGGTGGACGTCGCGTACCTGCCCGCGCAGTCGGATCTCAGCGTCGGCGGGGACTGGTTCAGCGCCATCGAACTACCCGACGGGGAAGCCCTGTTCGTGGTCGGCGACGTGGCGGGGCACGGTCTGGGCGCAGTCGCGGCGATGGCGCTGCTGCGGTTCACCGCCAAGGGCATGATCATCACGGGGTCGTCGCTGACCGGGGCGCTCAGCCGGCTCAACGCGCTGCTGCTGCACTCCCGCGATCCGCACGGCTCGGCGACCATGATGCTGGCCCGCTACAACCCGCGCGAGCACCGGCTCGTCTGGGCGCAGGCCGGCCATCCCCCGCCGCTGCTGCTGCGGGACGGCGAAGCGCGCTACCTCGAGCGCCCGTACGGGATGCTCCTCGGCGCGACGGACGCGCCCCGCTACGAGGAGACGGACGTCCTGCTGGAACCCGGCGACCGGCTGCTGCTGTACACCGACGGTCTGGTCGAACGGCCCACGGAGAGCATCGACCGGGGCCTGGAACGGCTCGCCCGGGCCGCCGCCCGACGCGGGCCGGCCGGTCCGGCGCCGCTGGAGCGGCTGCTCGGCGCGGTGCTGGAGCCCGACGGCCGCGACGACGTGTGCGTCCTCGACATCCGGCTGCCGAGGGACGGCGAGCCGTAG